One window of Acropora palmata chromosome 1, jaAcrPala1.3, whole genome shotgun sequence genomic DNA carries:
- the LOC141888827 gene encoding coatomer subunit epsilon-like has protein sequence MAGTGDVDELFEIRNSFFIGNYQFCINEAQKLHPSSRELSIEKDVYMYRAYTAQGKHRVVLDEVSSSSPSEVQPVRMLADYHQNPSKRDAILKSIEKKLNSSDLNDYDLLVAASIYFNEQNFESALRCLHQSESLECSALSVQIYLGMDRIDLAKKELKRMQDQDDDATLTQLALAWFNLSVGGEKYQDAYYIFQELSDKYTPTVMLLNGQAVAYMHMGKFEDAESLLQDALDKDSSNPETLINMIVLSQHLGKAPEVTTRYISQLKDGHPNHPLTKEFQAKEKAFDQLAGQYAVSVQS, from the exons aTGGCGGGCACTGGTGACGTGGATGAACTTTTCGAAATAAGGAATTCCTTCTTTATTGGCAATTACCAGTTCTGCATAAACGAAGCTCAGAAGTTGCAC CCGTCTTCTAGGGAACTATCCATCGAAAAGGATGTTTATATGTACAGAGCATACACTGCACAG GGTAAACACAGAGTTGTTCTTGATGAGGTGTCATCATCTTCACCCTCAGAGGTCCAACCAGTGAGGATGTTGGCCGACTATCACCAGAATCCAAGCAAAAG GGATGCTATTTTGAagtcaattgaaaagaaattgaattcCAGTGATCTCAATGACTATGACCTGCTGGTAGCAGCTTCCATCTATTTCAATGAACAA AATTTCGAGTCTGCATTGCGTTGCCTCCATCAGTCCGAGTCTTTGGAGTG CTCTGCGTTGTCAGTTCAAATCTACCTTGGTATGGATCGCATAGACCTGGCTAA GAAAGAACTGAAACGGATGCAG GACCAAGATGATGATGCCACGCTGACCCAACTTGCTTTGGCTTGGTTTAATCTTTCTGTG GGTGGAGAAAAATACCAAGATGCGTATTACATCTTTCAAGAGCTTTCCGACAAATACACACCGACAGTTATGTTGCTCAATGGGCAGGCTGTGGCATACATGCACATGGGAAAGTTTGAAGATGCTGAGAGTTTGCTTCAAGATGCCCTGGATAAA GATAGCAGTAATCCTGAGACTCTCATCAACATGATCGTTTTGTCACAGCATTTAGGAAAAGCACCCGAG gtGACGACACGATATATTTCTCAGCTGAAAGATGGGCACCCCAATCATCCTCTTACAAAAGAATTCCAAGCAAAG GAAAAAGCATTTGATCAGCTTGCCGGCCAATATGCAGTCAGTGTGCAGTCTTGA
- the LOC141890757 gene encoding uncharacterized protein LOC141890757 translates to MLKYIAPVLRMERLVFLVWSFFQTTIFIQCWSLKAHYHGPRNFLGFSLFENNKEPACLKLVQEYPLFTLDTSFTPKQEREVLLSIYARANGKGWSTSSGWNDSTVGASHCSWYGVTCHPNTSYVKAIELVNNNLNGSLPSNIWKIRNLFSLCVPENPHLQGNIKDVLFGNMSNLLTVLLFGTSLTGTIPNEFAKMTNLQVFMACFMKGSGFSGHLPHDIGNMKELRLLCLEGNNFTGQIPRSISRLRRLLFLDLQNTPGMMHGNLNDLFAISSLMYLCVSGVELRGELPSKFPKDLAYVLLAGNKLSGELPRGTKPKFLNLANNQLTGDIPGHWLLDSHAFMLDLSQNKFSSMNEGKPWPDNSTVGNAAYLSFAGNRNLSIHFPSFTSLFKSYVAGPSILNVSSCDITSPLIGFLFPETKLTILDLHGNNFYGSLSSFAEAFSFLSYLDLSSNSLTGALPNALQDLISLQYLDISGNPLMRNEHDTSFLFIPDFLRMTKPPHGDNFTCAEGRLTLNNGRLRLDPTFYDYKYCICDDGYYGDKGLCHKCMEGGICTRPTISSPEELKANTMKILKGYWPSPDPKNATHLVECPVMAACNPTGSCTCHLNRSLHNDNPHPGIHRSVSSLITSCDHFCICYPGNTDRFCSRCQHGFYKLGGLCFQCKHGDLVYYYIFIPIFSSSFLVLFWSLFYFDIRPMKWLAFTVLHFTLMLIIILLEFLPTWLFKLNLVVFMLGMTSRGKNARSLISIAVFYIQTIDFMISSVKVWPPKVIEAQSYLTSYWNMHFPSLSCDLPSLFTPVGKFAFLLLLPAACLTLVGVYFIVMLIYDKYRPIEGCMENVNCKCRKSAFFCLSFSYFPIVKQTLSNLRPCHNDQGVLYMPNEPWIECTSDTYYKLKALGIVSVIFYLIGFPLIVIFLLVRFFPKRNLMTPEDRKKLDLWLGPVYLPCKPKYQQYFEILMLIRRLILAVALSMISSSTLQTFLVWLVLMTSALIQICLQPYQNHPSNIDPPTSNEQVMCKIASHDIFSENVMEPTVLLVLSMSFIVLRFSVLDKSYIGVFVWLVMIINATVFVILIGGIFYRLVGPKSGRHLKEYAKVDLIGNIDSCDGTKEIDQDDS, encoded by the exons ATGCTAAAATATATAGCTCCTGTTCTCAGGATGGAGAGATTGGTTTTCTTGGTTTGGTCCTTCTTTCAAACGACGATCTTTATTCAATGTTGGTCCCTTAAGGCCCATTACCATGGACCTCGAAATTTTTTGG GTTTTAGTTTGTTCGAAAACAACAAGGAACCTGCTTGTCTGAAACTCGTCCAAGAATATCCTTTGTTTACATTAGACACATCTTTCACACcaaaacaagaaagagaaGTTCTGCTTAGCATTTACGCTCGAGCTAACGGTAAAGGATGGTCCACTTCAAGTGGTTGGAACGACTCAACTGTGGGTGCATCCCACTGCTCCTGGTATGGCGTGACTTGTCACCCAAACACATCATACGTGAAAGCAATTGAGCTGGTTAACAACAACCTCAACGGTTCCCTTCCATCGAACATCTGGAAGATCCGCAATTTATTCTCTCTCTGTGTTCCTGAAAATCCACATCTCCAAGGAAACATTAAAGACGTTCTATTTGGAAATATGAGTAATTTATTGACTGTTTTACTCTTTGGAACCTCGTTGACGGGGACCATTCCTAACGAGTttgcaaaaatgacaaatctGCAAGTCTTCATGGCATGCTTCATGAAGGGCTCAGGATTCTCTGGTCACCTGCCACATGACATTGGAAATATGAAAGAGCTGCGACTTCTTTGCCTTGAAGGAAACAACTTCACCGGACAGATACCAAGAAGCATCTCTCGGTTGAGAAGGCTTCTGTTTCTTGACCTCCAAAACACTCCTGGTATGATGCATGGAAACTTGAATGACCTATTTGCGATTAGCTCGTTAATGTATTTATGCGTATCCGGAGTTGAACTGAGAGGAGAATTACCCTCTAAGTTTCCAAAAGACTTAGCCTATGTTCTTCTAGCTGGAAACAAATTATCAGGAGAGCTTCCGAGAGGCaccaaaccaaaatttttaaacCTTGCCAACAATCAACTCACAGGGGATATACCTGGTCACTGGCTTTTGGATTCACACGCCTTCATGTTAGATTTGTCCCAGAACAAATTTTCATCCATGAACGAAGGGAAACCATGGCCAGATAATTCCACTGTCGGCAATGCTGCGTATCTATCCTTCGCAGGAAATCGCAACTTGTCAATCCATTTCCCAAGCTTTACGAGTTTGTTCAAAAGCTACGTTGCTGGCCCATCAATTTTGAATGTAAGCTCTTGTGACATCACAAGCCCACTGATTGGATTTCTGTTTCCCGAGACAAAACTGACAATTCTTGATTTGCATGGCAATAACTTTTACGGATCACTGTCATCCTTCGCCGAAGCTTTCTCTTTCTTGTCATACCTTGATCTCTCTTCAAATAGTTTGACAGGTGCCCTTCCAAACGCACTTCAAGACCTCATTTCTTTACAGTATCTCGACATTTCCGGCAACCCCTTGATGCGAAACGAACACGACACTTCATTTTTGTTCATCCCTGACTTCTTGCGGATGACAAAACCTCCCCATGGAGAcaactttacatgtgccgaagGACGTCTTACGTTAAACAATGGACGCTTACGTTTAGACCCAACATTTTACGACTACAAGTACTGCATCTGCGACGATGGGTACTATGGGGACAAAGGACTGTGCCATAAGTGCATGGAGGGAGGAATTTGCACTAGACCCACTATCAGCTCACCGGAAGAGCTAAAGGCTAACACGATGAAGATCTTAAAAGGTTATTGGCCATCACCCGATCCTAAAAATGCCACTCATTTGGTGGAATGTCCAGTGATGGCTGCTTGCAATCCAACAGGTTCCTGTACTTGTCATCTCAACAGGTCGCTCCATAATGACAACCCACACCCTGGTATTCACCGATCCGTGTCGTCGCTGATCACAAGTTGTGATCATTTTTGCATCTGCTACCCTGGAAACACGGACAGATTCTGTTCCCGTTGTCAACACGGATTCTACAAACTTGGGGGACTTTGCTTTCAGTGCAAACATGGTGATTTAGTCTACTATTACATTTTCattccaattttttcttcgTCTTTCCTCGTTTTGTTCTGGTCATTATTTTACTTCGACATCCGTCCCATGAAATGGCTTGCCTTCACTGTGCTTCATTTCACGTTGATGTTGATCATAATCCTTCTAGAATTTCTTCCAACATGGCtgttcaaattaaatttggtTGTCTTTATGCTGGGCATGACGAGCAGGGGAAAAAACGCTCGTTCGCTCATCAGCATTGCGGTATTTTACATCCAAACAATAGACTTCATGATTTCCAGCGTCAAAGTATGGCCTCCAAAGGTGATTGAAGCTCAAAGTTATTTGACTAGCTATTGGAATATGCACTTTCCCTCACTTTCATGTGATCTACCTTCCCTCTTTACTCCAGTTGGAAAGTTTGCTTTCTTGCTTCTCTTACCAGCAGCGTGCTTGACATTGGTGGgtgtttatttcattgttatgctaatttacGATAAATATCGTCCCATCGAAGGATGCATGGAAAATGTTAACTGCAAATGTCGCAAAAGCGCTTTCTTTTGTCTAAGCTTTAGCTACTTTCCAATTGTGAAGCAGACACTTTCCAATTTACGTCCATGTCACAACGATCAGGGTGTTTTGTACATGCCAAACGAGCCATGGATAGAATGCACCTCAGACACCTACTACAAGCTGAAAGCACTTGGCATAGTGTCTGTCATCTTCTATTTGATTGGATTTCCTTTGATTGTCATCTTTCTTCTGGTTCGCTTCTTTCCAAAGAGAAACTTGATGACTCCTGAAGATCGCAAGAAACTCGATCTGTGGCTTGGACCAGTCTACTTACCGTGCAAACCAAAATACCAGCAGTACTTCGAGATCCTCATGCTTATTCGTCGATTGATTCTTGCTGTAGCCTTGTCCATGATTTCGTCATCGACTCTGCAAACGTTCCTAGTTTGGCTTGTTCTTATGACGTCGGCTCTTATCCAGATATGTCTACAGCCGTATCAAAATCACCCTAGCAATATTGATCCTCCAACTTCAAATGAACAAGTGATGTGCAAGATCGCATCGCACGATATTTTCAGTGAGAATGTGATGGAGCCCACAGTGTTACTTGTGCTTTCCATGTCCTTTATAGTGTTGAGGTTTTCGGTCCTGGACAAAAGTTACATTGGCGTTTTCGTTTGGCTGGTGATGATCATCAATGCAACAGTCTTTGTCATTCTTATAGGCGGCATTTTCTATCGCCTTGTTGGGCCGAAAAGTGGCAGACATCTGAAGGAATACGCCAAAGTGGATCTGATTGGAAACATTGATTCGTGCGACGGCACAAAAGAGATCGATCAGGACGATTCATAA